Proteins encoded in a region of the Paenibacillus sp. W2I17 genome:
- a CDS encoding AAA family ATPase: protein MTINEKQTDPTQAIYTYDEQHDTRIRVEGYAIYSRLIRGISEALLQRYGVEYKLYASSDPNNEYWELLREDLQNGSDEVELVARIFEDLELQTLHYDDDGDIPTYGVHYSIRNNVFAYPKWGVALVRVPFFRDNGIYSEDFVFAIGDEEMKQFLGSVRERERQQNMKKVTVYTDARNGSDRHVESITRSVGREDVVLSAQIKQDIFRSLDQFFEADRSFYRDYDIPYKRGILLYGHPGNGKTTLVKSIAGSIPGPAAYWQITEYTNSESVREVFEAAKRLAPMVLIIEDIDSMPDEVRSFFLNTLDGATSKEGIFLIGTTNYPEKIDPGLMNRAGRFDRAYEIPLPDEELRLQYLRQRGFTIFAGEEGTVEAARLTDTFSLAQLGELYVSAALEWHQNGQTDIVKVIQSMRGELDKSHKHTWLAQPGKGRAGFY from the coding sequence GCTTCTTCAGCGCTATGGAGTTGAGTACAAGCTTTATGCCAGTTCTGACCCGAACAATGAATACTGGGAGTTACTCCGGGAAGACTTGCAAAATGGCAGTGACGAAGTGGAATTGGTAGCCCGTATATTCGAAGATCTGGAGCTTCAGACCTTGCATTACGACGATGATGGAGATATACCCACTTATGGTGTGCATTACTCCATTCGCAATAACGTATTCGCTTATCCGAAATGGGGCGTAGCACTTGTGAGGGTTCCATTTTTCCGAGATAACGGGATCTACAGTGAAGACTTTGTCTTTGCCATCGGTGATGAGGAGATGAAGCAATTTCTGGGAAGTGTCCGGGAACGGGAACGTCAGCAAAATATGAAAAAAGTAACGGTCTACACCGATGCCCGGAATGGCAGCGATCGTCATGTTGAATCCATCACTCGCTCCGTGGGAAGAGAGGATGTTGTTCTTTCGGCACAGATCAAGCAGGATATTTTCCGCTCGCTGGATCAGTTCTTCGAAGCAGATCGTTCCTTTTACAGAGATTATGATATCCCGTATAAACGGGGAATTCTATTGTATGGACACCCCGGAAACGGCAAGACCACATTGGTAAAATCCATTGCGGGAAGTATCCCGGGCCCGGCCGCGTATTGGCAGATTACGGAGTATACCAACAGTGAATCGGTGCGTGAAGTGTTCGAGGCTGCCAAGCGGTTGGCACCGATGGTACTGATCATTGAGGACATCGATTCGATGCCGGATGAAGTCCGTTCCTTTTTCCTGAATACACTGGATGGAGCTACGTCAAAAGAAGGCATTTTCCTGATCGGGACAACGAATTATCCGGAGAAAATAGATCCTGGCCTCATGAACCGTGCTGGACGGTTCGACCGGGCTTATGAAATCCCTTTGCCAGATGAAGAGCTTCGCCTGCAATATTTGCGGCAACGAGGCTTCACCATATTCGCGGGTGAAGAAGGCACGGTAGAGGCAGCTCGCCTGACTGACACCTTCTCTCTTGCGCAGCTGGGTGAGTTGTATGTCAGCGCTGCGCTGGAATGGCATCAGAATGGACAGACAGACATTGTGAAAGTCATTCAGTCGATGCGTGGCGAGCTGGACAAGAGCCATAAACATACTTGGCTGGCGCAGCCAGGTAAGGGCCGTGCAGGCTTTTATTGA
- a CDS encoding GlsB/YeaQ/YmgE family stress response membrane protein encodes MGWLWSLIIGGIIGWLAGLIVGRDIPGGVIGNIIAGFIGGWLGGVILGDMGPEMGGFYIVPALIGAIVLVAIVSLIFRSMGRSRG; translated from the coding sequence ATGGGTTGGTTATGGTCATTAATTATCGGTGGTATCATTGGTTGGTTGGCAGGTTTGATCGTTGGTCGTGACATTCCAGGTGGTGTTATTGGTAACATCATTGCTGGTTTCATCGGTGGATGGTTAGGTGGAGTAATCTTGGGCGATATGGGTCCTGAGATGGGCGGATTCTACATTGTACCTGCATTGATCGGTGCGATCGTTCTTGTAGCCATCGTAAGCTTGATCTTCCGTTCGATGGGACGTAGTCGCGGGTAA
- the msrA gene encoding peptide-methionine (S)-S-oxide reductase MsrA: MEKATFAGGCFWCMVTPFEEQPGIHGIISGYAGGHVENPTYEQVKTGETGHVEVVEITFDPDVFPYERLLELYWPQIDPTDDGGQFQDRGTQYRTAIFVHNERQRELAEQSKQELAASGRFTQPIVTEIRDAAIFYPAEDYHQDYHKKNEKHYKEDRALSGRDEFIEQNWK, from the coding sequence ATGGAAAAAGCTACATTCGCCGGCGGATGTTTCTGGTGTATGGTTACACCGTTTGAAGAACAACCGGGCATTCATGGCATTATATCGGGTTATGCCGGCGGTCACGTCGAGAATCCAACATATGAGCAGGTCAAAACCGGGGAGACCGGTCATGTCGAAGTGGTTGAAATTACATTTGATCCAGATGTATTTCCTTATGAACGACTGCTGGAGCTATACTGGCCACAGATTGATCCAACGGATGACGGAGGTCAGTTCCAGGATCGGGGGACACAGTACCGTACGGCAATCTTTGTGCATAATGAACGTCAACGTGAGCTTGCTGAACAGTCCAAACAGGAACTGGCAGCCAGCGGACGATTCACTCAACCGATTGTTACGGAAATTCGGGATGCAGCTATATTCTATCCGGCTGAAGACTATCATCAGGATTACCACAAGAAAAACGAGAAACATTATAAGGAAGACCGTGCGTTATCCGGACGGGACGAATTTATCGAGCAGAACTGGAAATAA
- a CDS encoding putative RNA methyltransferase, with amino-acid sequence MGCYSMSVHRRERSAALINPYIHMLNCPICHSPMATINSGSIQCVSRHSFDFARQGYINFMTRFFKGNYDKRLFTAKRNILSETGIYAPLTEVLRSWIARYSVDISYPVHILDAGTGEGTFLQQITQNTPAVGWGIDIAKEGIAMASSAYNQQIWFVGDLACSPFAEGQLDIILNIFSPSNYEEFGRILKEGGWIIKVIPRERYLIELREMLFLNRPDRADSRELTLDRFRKHHHLVASIPLTYTLPVTENMLNSLVHMTPLSWHRSGSSLVSIQASLSKITIDVEILVGTIR; translated from the coding sequence ATGGGGTGTTATTCCATGTCAGTCCATCGCAGAGAACGTAGCGCTGCGCTTATTAATCCATACATCCATATGTTGAACTGTCCCATCTGTCATAGCCCTATGGCAACCATTAACTCAGGGAGCATTCAATGTGTGTCCAGGCATAGCTTTGATTTTGCAAGACAAGGCTATATCAATTTCATGACACGTTTTTTCAAGGGCAACTATGACAAACGTTTATTTACAGCCAAAAGGAATATCTTATCGGAAACCGGTATTTATGCTCCTTTGACCGAAGTACTACGCAGTTGGATCGCACGTTATTCCGTTGACATCAGCTATCCCGTGCATATTCTGGATGCAGGCACAGGAGAGGGAACATTTCTACAGCAGATTACGCAGAATACTCCAGCCGTTGGCTGGGGCATCGACATTGCCAAAGAAGGCATTGCCATGGCTTCCTCTGCCTACAACCAGCAAATTTGGTTTGTCGGCGATCTGGCATGCAGTCCGTTTGCAGAAGGTCAGCTGGACATCATCCTGAATATATTTTCTCCTTCCAACTATGAAGAGTTTGGACGAATTCTGAAGGAGGGGGGATGGATCATCAAAGTCATCCCCCGTGAACGATATTTAATTGAACTGAGAGAAATGCTGTTCCTGAATCGACCTGATCGAGCAGACAGCCGGGAACTTACGCTGGACCGATTCCGCAAACATCATCATCTCGTCGCCAGCATTCCGCTGACCTACACGCTGCCCGTCACCGAAAACATGCTGAATTCACTCGTTCATATGACACCACTTTCCTGGCATCGGTCTGGATCATCCCTGGTGAGCATTCAAGCTTCCTTGTCGAAGATTACCATTGACGTAGAAATACTGGTGGGAACAATCAGATAA